aatctcatcACTCCTAGGGCCAAgagtgggtgccaggcctgtgctgggaaatgaGCAGATTCAGATTTGGGCACAGCCCCTGGAGCTCTGGTCCAGGCCACAAGAGGCACCTCTGAGTGGTCTCACTATGCCATGACAAAGCGctgcaaggcagaggggactCAGCAGTATCCCTTGTCTCAGCCATTTCCCTgcactcaacttcctcatctatcctCTGCGGCCTAGATTTCGGACAGCCCTGCCCAGCTACTGTCCGTTCACTGCTCGGTCTGCAATGACTGTTCGATAGCACTCcgtggctccccagtgctcttggggaaaaggccaagccacagcctgaggccccaggccctgcttagctctccagaagagcttctcaccatccagcacccaacccacccactcccaactctgcacctccctgcataagccctgctcactcaccccactcacaccccactcatctcCGCTCCCACTTCcgttcactcacccccactcacaccacACTCATCCCCACTCACACTCCCACTCACTCACCACCACTCACACCCCACCCATCCTCGCTGACTCACCCCCACTCGCTCACCCCTGGGCCTTCACACAGGCTACACCATCAGCCCCTCATCCACACCTATTACTTGACTAAATCCTCTTAACCCTCTGGGCCCAGACTAAAGAGGCTTCCCTAACCCGGGGCCAAGTGCTGCCCCGCCATCACGCCACTCACCCTTTTGTGGCTTCTCTGGCCTGAAGCTCACATTCCCACGCTCAGCACCTCCCTCCCGAGGACCCCACAAGTCCCttttgtgggtggggcctggcacactCAGCACGAGCTGCTTTTGCGTGAACTgctctgtggctttgggcaaTCACCCGCCCCTGTGTCCTCTGTGAAGTGGGATGACCGGTGCACAGGGCTGCCGAGATACCAAGCAAACACAGGCACAAGAACTGGCGTTCAGGGCCTGGCTCATGGAGGGGCCCCAAGTCCTAGCTCAGCACAACATGCCTTGATCCCAGGGTTATGTCTCGGGATTCCCAGCACACAGGACTTTCCGTGCTCAAGGCAGGATGGTCCCTGGGCAAACCAAGAAGAGCTGCCTGCCTCAGTAGGGTACAGAGGGCCTGGCCCTGCATGGGAACGGCCTGTCTCCAGGGCGTttgccaacatctgctgctgGCCATGACTCAGCGCTTTCGATGGTGGGAAAACCACCACTTGTTTCCGAATCACAAACCCCAGGTGTGCCCTGACCCAAGTGGCCCCAGAAGGCTCACAGGAGGAACTGGGGCACTCACTCTCCACGTGGTCCATCTCCACGGCCACCAGAAGGACCCACTCGTAGTAGCCCTTGCACTGCTGGGCCGGGCCCTGGCGGGTGAAGAGGTAGCCCAGGAGTATGTGGGTGAAGTACCGGCCACACTCCCCACAGGGAAGTCTGAGTCTCCAGGAGGTAATGCTGGGCCAGCTGGTCCCAAAGTTGGCCAGCAACACTGCCTGGTTCCTCCGATGGCCCAGGTCCCAAGGCACCGGTAGTGCGTGGTAGTAGCCCTTGGCTGCCTGCCTCGTCTGTCCCCTCCTCTTCAGAGCCACGGCCACCAATGTTGGCAATCACACCCTCCTGGTCCTCGCTGACCACCACTGCATCCTGGACAGACTGCAGGATGTTCAGGGCCACCAGGCTCTGCCTATGAAGCACATGCAGCCAGGCCAGGGCCACCAGGGGGTCCACGATGGCACGGACTCCGGCAACAGCACAGGCTTCCACCGCCTGCGTCATGAAGGTGATGGCTGGGCCATGGTAGCCATGGTGGCTGTACGGCTGGGCCAGGCTGGCGTGGAGAAGGCCGCGCAGCGCCTGGCCTGTGCCCGGGATTAGGGAGGCCAGCGCTCGCCTGAGGTAGTGGGAAGTCTGGGTGGGGAGGCTCTGGGGCTGGAGGGCGTTCTGGAGCACCAGGTTCACGTTCCTCAGCAAACCATCCAGCGAGTCCTGTGTCCTCAATGAGGCCACCTTGACACAGCTCAGCACCAGGTGGGGCAGGCACTCGCGGCTGTAGATGACAGCCAGGAGTAGGCAGCAGTCTGAGAGCCACGCAGCGTCTGGGGCTCCCGAGTCCCTGTGCAAAAAAAACAGCTGCTCTaggaagggcagggcctcctCAGGCTGCTTGAGGTGCACGTGGTGCCTGGCCAGCAGGAAGCAGGCCCGGGCCTAGGCTTGCTGGCTCTGGCCACCCACCGCCCACTGCAGCACCAGCTGCAGGAGCTCCCCGTCCGCCTCGGTGCTGCAGATGTGGTCAGGCGtccccagggccagggccatggctcTGGGAACCACCTGTGTACACTTCTCCTGGTTCTGCTTCCAGTAAATGCCGGCCAGGTTGGCGTACACAGCCACCACCAGGAACAGGTCCCCGAAGCTGCCCTCCAGGGCCCCCAGTGTTTCCTCCAAGTACACCCGGGCCTGGGACAGCTTGAGCCTCCTGCTGCACAGCCGCCCCAGGAGGAAGCAGAGCCTGGCCAGGGCCATGAGGAGGCCACTTTTCTTGGCCGCCCCTCAGGCCTGTGCCAGGCGCCCAGTCAGCTCCTACTCGTCGCTAAAGCTGCTGAACATGCTGCTCAGCCATGGCAGCGCCAGGTTGTACAGGCCACAGAAGCTGGCCTTGAATCCAGAGCTGTTCAGGAACAGCAGCAGTGAGCTCAGGGTCTCTGGATCCTCCCAGTTGTCCTCAGCTTCCAAGCAGAAGGAGGGCTCCTCGGGGTCCTGCAAGCTCACGTTGCTGGATGCTACACAGAGACCCCAGGACGCTGGCtcctgggggcagcctgggcaggtctTGCATTGTTCCAGAACATTCTTCACCTTCGGCAGGGTCTCCTGTGGCTCCAGGCCCAGGCAAGGTGGAGGTATTTCTGCAAGTCACAAAAACACCTAGACAGATTAGAGTCCAACAGTGAGTCCTTGGTCCACTTGGGGCAGGATCCCTGCATCCCCGTCCTCTGTGTCCCTGGCGCAGCTTGCCATGAGCCCTTGAGAATTATGCGTAATGCAAACCCAGGGTCTGGAGCACGTACGATCTCCGGGGACACAGAGAACACGCAGGCCCGTGGCCCGACTCTCCTACAAAATCACCCTCCTGTCCTGCTTTGTCGCCACCTCACAGCATGGTTTTAGGAGACTATGTCAGCTCAGTGATCCCTCAGAGATGCCTTTCCCTTTAGATAGAATCAAAGCCTTCTAACTGGACCCATGTATATGCAGCACTACAACTACAAATGTAACTTTTGTCAGCATATTGGGCCCCCCGGTGGGGTACAGGAATCCATGAAATCCTCAACAGCCAATCAGAGCTATTGATCAGCTCAAAAGCTGCTATGCAAAATTGGTAAAGCCACCGACGGCACAGGACAGGGGTGTTGTACCCATGTACCCAGCTCCGTGCAGGGAAATGGACCATCCCtgcaggaaggatgggaaagcTTCCAGGCCCCTGTGGCCACCTTCACCTTGGATGGTCTGAAAACCTGAAGCCCTCGGTTCCTAACAAAGGCCAGCCTGCTCAAGCAGCCCACTGGTGCCTGCTGGCTTTGGTGGATTCCTAGCCAAAGCCCCCTCCCAGAGGTGAGCAAACAAGCGCATTTCCTGTTGGAAAACCTGGGATGAAAGGAGGCATTACTGGGAAGGAAAAAACCTAGATTTAAACAGACCCTCTGTTTTAAGCTCacttgcaaaaaatattttcaatacaaactgcctccttattcatctgtaaagccttggcattaaaaaaataaataaatatgatttagagGCAAATGTGACCTGACTACACTAGATGAGCTAAGAAATCTCCCCCACCCGGCAGAGgcccacagcccctcccagccactaCCCTGACCTCCAGGGCAGCTGGAGAGCCACCTGCCTTTGCTCCAGAGACTTTGGCAGAGGGTGGAACCACCCCCTCCCCGAGGCAAACATACAACAGCCTTCCATTCCCCACTGGCTTCCCGGGCCTCCTGTGGGACCTTGTGCCTGCATCCCGAATGTACTGGGATGGATCCCATTCCCAGAGAACTTCCAAGGGCCCTTGGTGCATTCACATCACCAGGCTGTC
This portion of the Macaca nemestrina isolate mMacNem1 unplaced genomic scaffold, mMacNem.hap1 Scaffold_100, whole genome shotgun sequence genome encodes:
- the LOC105499857 gene encoding SH3 domain and tetratricopeptide repeat-containing protein 1-like, with translation MMLALVVLLLCDLRARRVQDCQSWEPPSQLPGFPEPPLSTPGDGRDVIRDSVEEAVTEQPQEQEIPPPCLGLEPQETLPKVKNVLEQCKTCPGCPQEPASWGLCVASSNVSLQDPEEPSFCLEAEDNWEDPETLSSLLLFLNSSGFKASFCGLYNLALPWLSSMFSSFSDE